In the Catenovulum adriaticum genome, TTAACTAAAGAAGGAAATATTATGAAAAAAGCACTACTTGTTTTCTCTGGTTTAATTTTCTCTGGGCACTTATTTGCAGCACCGGCGCAAGTGGCGTTATGTGCAACATGCCATGGTCAAAATGGTATTTCCACTATGCCTATTTATCCAAATTTAGCAGGCCAAAAAGAGCAATATTTGCTATCTCAACTTAAAAAGTTTAAAGATGGAACTCGCCCTGATCCAATAATGAAAGGTATGGTTGCAGCTTTAACTGAAGACGATATGAAAGCGTTGGCTAAATATTATGCCGAGCTAAAATAATAGAGATACGTTAATTAACCTCTAAATATTTATTCCATTTGGTTGAATTTATATTAAAAGCCACTTAAATATTAAGTGGCTTTTTTGATGGCTAGTCTAAAATATCGGTCAAATTTTCATTTAACATATTTAAAACTTTGGTTGTGGTACGTAACTCGTCTGTAGGTATGCCTTTAATCATGCTGGTACTGACCGACGCAAGCGCTTGATTTAAATTTGTTTTAACTTGCTCTCCGGTTTCCGATAAGCGGATAGTCGCTTGGCGTTTATTTTCTTTGATGACGCGTCTGACAATCCAACCTTGGTGATTTAATTGATCTAATAAGCGGGTTATGGCTGCTTTGTCTTTATGCGTTTTATTAATGAGTTGGTGCTGCTCAATTCCAGTTTTAGGGATTAAATTTAATAAAAAAAATGCTTCTGGAGTTGTTTGGTAATGGTGTTGTTGAATAAGTTGCTTGATAACTTGCTTCATTAAGAATGCGCTCCCATTGAGCGCATATCCTAAGGTTTTTTCAATATCCGATTTTGGCATTATGGCTTTATCCTGAACCCGATTTAATGCCACATAACCTATAACGGCATTAAATAAACGTTTTTAGTCATGATTAAATCATCGTTAAACGAGTTAATTAATGGGTAATAAAACAATTGATTTGCTCAATAATACCGTCGGTATCTAACTTTAGCTGTTGGTATAACTCGGCTTGGCTACCGTGTTTTACAAACTCATCAGGAACACCAATAGTTAAACAAGGTGTAAACTGTTTAAGCTGAGCTAGGGTTTCTAGTACGGCACTACCAGCACCACCGCTTACACAATTATCTTCTATCGTAATAATGTAATCATGTTGCTCTGCTGCTGTTTTTATAGCGTTTATATCAATCGGTTTAACAAAGCGCATATCATAAACACTTGCATTTAATTTTTCTGCGGCTTGTGTCGCATACTGGCAAAGCGTGCCAAAATTTAAAATAGCTATTTTTTGGCCTTGGCGTAAGT is a window encoding:
- a CDS encoding c-type cytochrome codes for the protein MKKALLVFSGLIFSGHLFAAPAQVALCATCHGQNGISTMPIYPNLAGQKEQYLLSQLKKFKDGTRPDPIMKGMVAALTEDDMKALAKYYAELK
- a CDS encoding MarR family winged helix-turn-helix transcriptional regulator → MPKSDIEKTLGYALNGSAFLMKQVIKQLIQQHHYQTTPEAFFLLNLIPKTGIEQHQLINKTHKDKAAITRLLDQLNHQGWIVRRVIKENKRQATIRLSETGEQVKTNLNQALASVSTSMIKGIPTDELRTTTKVLNMLNENLTDILD